The genomic region TGACCTTAAGGCCCGCTACCCCGACCTGGACTGGCGCCGGATGGCTGGAACGCGGGATCGCCTGATTCATGGCTATTTCAGTGTCGACTTCGAACTGGTCTGGGACATTGTTCAGACCAAGATCCCACCTCTGCATGCCGGCATCCGCCGTATTCTTGGGAAAGAGCATCTCCCCTCTTGAACCTCAGTCGATCGAGTTAAATCCTCTACCCCCCCTGGCCAAAGGGGAATCCTTCGAAGCTCACCTCAGATGATGCGGTCCTCGCCGAGCTCCTCCAGGTCGAGGCCGGACTCGAGGGCTTCGAGGATGGCGTCGATCCCCGCCGAGCGGTCCACCACGGCCAGATGAAAGAGGGCATCGCCGCTGTGGACCAGCGGCAGGTTGAGGCGGCCGATGACGATGCCCGGCAGGGGCGCGCGGACCTTGACCTCCTGCTCCCCGAAGGGGTCGGCAACGGTCGCCAGGACTTCGCCTTTTTTGACGCGGGCGCCGAGAACGACGCCGGAGACGAGAATGCCGCTTTTGGGCGCCCGCACCCAGACGGTCGACCGGGCGACGAGGGGCTCGGTCGTTTTTTCTTTTGTCCGCGTTCGCCGGGACAGCATGCCGATTTCCCGCATCACGTTGACGATCCCCCGCAGGCCTGCCGTTATCGCCCCTTCCCGGAAGCGGAGCGCCTCCCCCCCCTCGTAGACCAGGGTGGGGATCCCCTTTTCGGCGCCGGCCATCCGCAGGGAGCCGTCGCGCAGTCGGGCATCGATGATCACCGGCGCGCCGAAGGCCCGGGCGAGCCGTTCGGTCTCCGGCTCATCGAGGCCGGCCCGGATCTGGGGGAGGTTGATGC from Desulfuromonadales bacterium harbors:
- a CDS encoding DUF86 domain-containing protein, which encodes MKPSTSYLEHILIETEYLLKTSRSLSQGEFLADETLQRAFVRSLEIIGEAVKNLPDDLKARYPDLDWRRMAGTRDRLIHGYFSVDFELVWDIVQTKIPPLHAGIRRILGKEHLPS
- a CDS encoding succinylglutamate desuccinylase/aspartoacylase family protein, with amino-acid sequence MAEAIRIGEVTIQPGERLTVDLPTAHLYTHTEMTMPVHVIHGKKPGPRLFVCAALHGDEINGVEIIRRLLQLKLLAHLHGTLLAIPIVNVFGFVSRTRYLPDRRDLNRAFPGSVKGSLTARLARLFMDEIVDKCTHGIDLHSGANHRINLPQIRAGLDEPETERLARAFGAPVIIDARLRDGSLRMAGAEKGIPTLVYEGGEALRFREGAITAGLRGIVNVMREIGMLSRRTRTKEKTTEPLVARSTVWVRAPKSGILVSGVVLGARVKKGEVLATVADPFGEQEVKVRAPLPGIVIGRLNLPLVHSGDALFHLAVVDRSAGIDAILEALESGLDLEELGEDRII